A window of Nicotiana sylvestris chromosome 8, ASM39365v2, whole genome shotgun sequence genomic DNA:
gagatggttacatgtgtaattattgtcaacctgcagtttggcatttggaattgcttttctcgattaagagcataattttcagattatgaaatcaagacagttcatcttgataatgctggtttatatccaagctccagaagaggtaatatagttgagagaatatatactcaatattttatattttaaatttgctcctgaagaagtaacacaattgaaattgccttctgaagtaggaaaatattatgaagaagagttttcttgtgcttaaacaattgttttacattgtttatttgattgtgattttctctcatgataccagaagtgtatgagaaatatttgatagtacaaaatgtatcaacaactcctgaagagctaactgtttgtctagaagacacatgacaccagtagtgtccgataaatattagactgtggataataaatgaaggctcttgaagagtttatataaaaatatgtcattcatattatatgattatggtcaaaacatatgttgtagtaaacctgaagtttactagtACAAGTGGCTATTATATTGatactacaaatgattggaagattgaaaatctttatgtttccacaatcatatggggtaaaataatatgtatgtgagaagttacccgccttattcttcaatttgtactatatcatgtatcacagtaaaccagaagtttactaaagcaaaagtttatgccatagtaaaccagaagtttactaagagatagcacatgacatgataaacttgaagttttcatttgccatttttaaatgagctatttgagaattcagataagcatatactaaagaactagaagattcttcaggaattctcatgtgttgcttgttctcataatgaattgattataccagctaaagttgggactaagacccctgattctgaaatatataaaaggtgaatatgggcccgttcacctatcatgtgaaccacttataggtgcatatatgagatggttacatgtgtaattattgtcaacctgcagtttggcatttggaattgcttttctcgattaagagcataattttcagattatgaaatcaagacagttcatcttgataatgctggtttatatccaagctggtttagcattgaatacctcctattaatggctaaaccattgcttatgagaacaaagcttcatgtgttggtctaagattttctaaattgcatatagcagcacttgtatgcatcagatcaacaatatatgataagtcctcccttcacaattggtttaggatcagaaaccaaatatttttactatcttttgttgtgtggtatatgattaatttctctaccataatacacaaagatatgtttcccaaagatgattggggatatatgttagtttttctaacatttgggggatggaataaacagttgaaaaatatgctatatgaatcgaattatcatgatcctcacttagaagataattcaagtcgaatgccagaagcatttgctgatccaaaattaaatatcatatttcagctgcaaatgctcctattaaaattaaagtccctgaaggatagagtttactgtacgcatgaagcgtggtagaccaatcggttccaaaggtaacaatccttgaaaaatgataggagctaatgatcataatgaggatgaaataagctctagaagagcccacggcataacatttcatgaaactcccgaagaagttcaggtacctaaaaataaagaaagtgatgagatctcaacaagttatgtcgcttaggAACTAATACAAAATGATCGTAGACAATATATTTGATActatatagtgcacaatattgtaaaagattgtgaggatcgaaccagcagtccagacacttgaagatgtcatatcATTTAGATACAAGCCATAACCTATATGATTATTTGATTAAATTTATATGAAGAtacttgaaggatttaaaatgcatgaagcatataattcaaaatcttgaaaaaatgtactcgatcaaattataaagatctttgtacggtttaaagcaaccTGGGAGCGtatggtataatcgcctcagtaaatatttgctgaaagaagattacataaatgatgttatttgtccatgtatttttataaagaaaatatcatcataatttgttatacttgctgtttatgttgatgacataaatcttgttggaactccataagaactccaaaaaggcaattgaatagcttaagaaagaatttgagatgaaagatcttggaaaaataaaaaattgtctttggtctgcaaattgaatatttagcagacgagatctttatccatcaatttgCCTATGCAGAAAGGGTAAttaaacgcttttacatggacaaagcgcacccattaagtacaccaatgggtgttcgatcacttgaagtgaataaggatccgttccggCCTCCAGAAGAGGgtgaggaactccttggtcctgaaatactctatctcagtgcaattgttATGCATTtatgtatcttgctaatactaACAAAtatggtgcagatcgtattggttaTGCAGATACAATATtagaatgcggagactcaaatatttgaaacaaggttttcatcagggggagtaaaatacgcgatgcactcttttttccttactaaagttttttcccatggggttttccttacaaggtttttaatgaggcacctagaaatgcgtattactaaatattgtactctttttccttcactaggattttttcccatgTGGTTTTTcgtagtaaggttttaatgaggcacattatcttttaatgaacatccaagggggagtgttataaatatattatattatggatgttcatttagtaccccgttgtaaataagcttcctgaagaagcttatccatatgggactccgtcgtaaatatgtttatctatttagtactgtattggaaataagcctcctgaagaagcttatcacttcggtacccggttatggataaatattattcccggtagaagattatccataccgggtataataagtttatccgtTCGATATTCTGTTATGGATACATTACTCCTGgcagaagattatccataccgggtataataagcttatcgtTTCAATACTCCATTATGAATAAATATTatccccgatagaagattatccataccggatacaatgagcttatcctttcagtactctgttatggataaacattacccccagtagaagattatctataccgggtataatgagcttatcctttcagtactccgttatggataaacattacctccagtagaagattatctatacctggtacaatgagcttatcttttcagtactccgttatggataaatattactctcaatagaagattattcatatctggtatagtagcagcttacacaacaccttcatttcttctataaatagaagagatttcagttcattatgtacatcagtttgaattcgaatactatatcagtttctctctatacttgtctttactttacaatctttattttataacactaaCATATTAGATTTGGCTTATATATATGCCCTCTATTAACCTATCGGCTCATATAATTTCTCACTATTGTCTTCTGGCTCAAATAAACTTATTTGAATAACCACCAATGTTGAGCTTGAAActcttgaatttaaaatttttattttgaagatttcttgtttgattcaaagtgggtgttattaaatattgcttatagtaTCTTCTGAAAAGTTCATACTGAAGTTTGATCGCAGTTGGagctgatttgaggtgattgagatcgAATTTTTCagctgaaaatcaaagaagaacgCAATTATCAAACAGTATACCGCTACGATATACTATTgttatagtatataatatactgCAACGGTATACTGTAATAATCGAAGAACACAGTGACCTAATAGTATACTGCTACGGCATACAATATACTATAGGAGTATATAGCTATGCAATCTACTGAACGTATACTATAATAATAATATGCAATGTACTGCAATAGTATGCtgtaatagtatacaatatataATACAATATACCATAATAATATactttaactgctatttgttgaATCATCTAGGTGCTATTGTGCAAAGCTAAAGTCATGGTTATAGTAACATTATAGTGGTGTagtatacaatataatataaAAGTATACCGTAAtgaataagttttttttttaaaaaaaatttccaACTAGGTCCTTGCAAATATTTCTTAAATGAATTTTGTTGATGGAGTTCCATGAAAATAATATTTATTGTATAAGAAGTAGGTGTCGGAAGACATAAAAtagtaatataaaaaaaaattaaaaaaattgaatgaaattagaaaaagaacgcaaaattaaaaaaataaacaaaaggaaagaaaaaagaaagaagaaaagaaacgaGCCAAATTGAGTATAAAACCAGATTGTGgtgaataaagaaaataaagaataatATGATTCTGGAAAAAAAATATGAACAGAAAAAAGGATAAAGAATAcaggaaaaaataaataaaaaatgagaaaaaataaaagcagagaaataaaaaagaaaaaaagaagaagataagaaACAATTACCCACAAAAGCTGCAATGGGTAGGAAGAATATTAGTTTGGCGGGTAGAAAAATAAATGGATAAGCAAGAGTAATTAGTTTAGTTTTTATGGGTAAAGTTATAAAACTCCCAATATTTTTCAAACAATTGCATGGCATGTTCTCCAACTTGATTGGTCTTGGCATAATATCTCCTTTTTTACGGTCTAAGcaaatatttttgttgttttactTGAACACCATACTTCTTCAATATTTAAATCTTAGAATTCTTGTTTAGTGGTGGAAAGTAAAAAGTTAATGATCAATTATTGTTAAAATTATTTGAATGTTAATAATTTATGCttaaattttaagttcaaatactGATTTAGTAATATATTGTAAAAAGCTCAAAACTctattattggacctagaaagtGTTAAAAAGACAATGTGAGtctttttaatttggtattttttttgACTAAATTGGTGGTTGGATtatttgtgtttgattttgaaagctCTGTTTCAAATTTGAGATCATTTAGAGTACACTTGGGTAGTTTGATTAAAATTAAAGTTACAAACTCGAAGAACACTTTGTTAAAACAACAGAGAAAAATTATACTATCAATTAGGTAAACTTTGATGAACAACTTAGCAGATAGGTAGAGTAAATATAACATAAATTTTATCAATCCGGAAGAGAAATCCCGGAAAAGCAAAATCATGCTAatttggttgactttgatgaacaACTTAATGGATAACTAGAGTGAAGATATAGTATAAACTCTATCAATCAGGTAGAAAAATATTGTAAAACAATAACTATGTGCGGGTTgagggctagattttaaatactgCTAATTTTAGGGACATTCAACTAAGACCAGCCCTTACGCTCCCATTCCTGTCAATTCACCCAACATTTTCGGCCTTCCCTTTTGATACACAACATGTGTGGGTTCAATTTTCTTTTCACCTCTTCTTTCTCTGAGTCTTGTTTAAtgaaaaaacaattttaaaagcaTGGCCACTAAAAACTGTGAAAATATTATCGGGTACGATTCGAATAAACTCTCGAATAATCAAAAGTGAGCATGTTTTTATGAGGAAACACAATGTGTTTGAATTATCTCTTAGGAATTAGtttattttttacctttttttaaaGACCTAATTCATTTGAAGAGAATAGCGCTAGTCTCAGCATAAGAAGTTACTCCAACATCAAACGCATAACCATGTAAATAAAGAGACCTACGTATCTCTTCCTCCACAAACCTATACAGAGCAATTACATCAAGGAACTCGTTTAACTTATGGGGTTAATAATTTAGCAGTATGAAATTTTAAATAACGGAACCCAGAATAAGATGGTCCAATGTCAGAGGCAGACATTGTTAGATTACACTGTCATTTTGACTAAAATCCACATAATTAGCTTCTCCAGAGAGAATTAATTTCTGTAATAATAAAGTTCAAGCATCAATTTTCCCCACTGCAGATGCATAGCTTACGCTGCTGTCTCTCATAGATTTGCACTGGCTCGATTGTTCATATCGAAGGAATCTAATCTTTATCTTAGTCGAGGAGTTTTTCAGCATCTGCGTGAGTGAAAAATAGAAGATAAAAGACATTTAAGAGTATAACATAATTAGTGAACCAGACAACATAATAAAGTAAAGCGAACACCCCCAACCCAGCCTGACATAGATAGGTAAATCAAGAAGTTTATTGAAACATAAATAATCTTAGAAAAAGGTTGTATGCTAACCAGTTACCACATAGACAACAGGAAGACAACACCTTTCAGGAAAAAACAATTTATCAAAAAAGAGAGGAGGAGACTTACATGGAGAAAAACGCTAATTGGATGGCGTCCACAAATGGTGTTGTCCGTCTCCGACAGGTACTGTTTAAATGCATCCGGGTCTCCTGTTTCTATAATATCCATACCCATTTTATCCAAGGCTTCAATAGATTTGTAAATAGCTCCATGGCTTTTGTCATAATGCATGTAGTTGAACCTAACAATTAAAAGCCCAATTGGTGTAAAGAAAGATTCCAAGGAATATATGTATCAGGTAAAATGAGAATCCATCATCAGACTAAGAAACATTACAATGCAAACACTTTTTTTTTTGCCGTGATAGTCCATCTAGAAGCAATGAGCCATGATTAGAAGTTACTCAGATACCATGCACTTACCATCTCTTTTTAGAAACGAGAATTGAACTATGTCTTCGATGAGACAAAACTTTACGTGGACCAGTATGGTTAAATAAATTCATAATCAGTTTATTGCAGCTATATTGTAGTATAATATGTGATTGTTCTGCTTTCCTGTTTGGACCATTATTATCAAACAcacagaggcggatccagaaatTAAATTTTACGGGTTCAGATTCACAATTCTACCACATCTCATCTAATttaatgggttcaaaatttattatttgtacattttaataattttttcggCAAAAATACATGATATTAGCGAGCTTTTACACTGTATACGTCTCTGCAAACACAAGTGTAATGTGGATCAGATTATTAAACTTCCAGATTTCTGCCCATCTTTAGTCAGTCTGAGTCTCTGAGATCTACCAATCAATACTTAAAGATCCCAATGCACCAAAAATAACTAATTGAAGTTCGGTCTTCAGGTAAATTTCCCAATTATTTCAACAAGACCAAATAGAATTCATGCAGCACCAACAAGGATGATTGCCATCAGAATAAGGATCATATTTTCTGTATATGATCAAGATATAACTACATGCAACATTGGTGAATCAAACTCACCTTGAACCCCAATGACAAAAATCCGAAGACACTGAGAAGAAATTCTTTGGGTCATCTACATATTTTGCGAGTAACCGTCCATAAAGGGCTTCACTTTCAGCACTAAGAGACCCAACCAAAATAGGCACAATTTTCACTGGATACCTGTCGTAGTAACTTTAAAAGTTATCTCTGAATCAAACCATCACATAAATGAAATTTAATTTAGAAAAGCATACCCTTCGAAAACTTTAGCAAGATATGGAAGGTGCATTTCCATGCTATGTTCAGCTTCATCAACTCGAAGATCCATGTATTCAAATTTCCCCGTAGCTTTTAGCTCGTCATTTACTGGTATTAAACCAAGTTTTGTTATATGAGAGTTGTTTAAAAGTTGCCATCAAGAAAATGAAAAACGTACATGAAGGAGAAGCTTGCTAACTCTTTTACTACACACGTAAATAAGCAGAACAATAGAGTGCTGATCACTTGTTAAGATTGTGTTTCAACTGCCTTTATTTTTAAATCCCTCTCCTAGTGTGCTGGTTGCTTTAACTGTCAGAAGCCAAGTGCAGAGGACCAGAATTTGCAGATTGACCCTGGTATAATGTGCAACAATATACTTATTCTTAAAGTTTCTGAACAGAGTGAAGTGTCAACATCTACTTTCTTTTCTGTTATAGTTATGTCATTTGATCTCAGTGTTTATACAAAGAGTGCCTACGCTTAAATCCAAGAGGCTGTCTAACAAATTACAAATCTACTTTGAAAATTGCGGAACATAATGGTTATGTGCGGAACTTGAAGCTTTGGAGTGCTTGGAGTGCGGAACTTGAAGCTTCACAACAAGAGTCTATTGTGCAAATGGTTATGGAGATTTAATGAAGAAGGTGAGGAACCATGGAAAAAGCTGATTACCATTAAATATGGTAAAAAAGACTTTTGGGATCCTAGTCCGGTGGTTACATATGCAGGTGCCAGTCTGTGGAAGTATATAAGTAGTTTATGGCCTTTACTACAAGGAAACATAACGGTGAAGATTGGAAACGGGAACAAAGCTAGGTTCTGGACAGATGTTTGGGCCGGAGAAGGATAATTGATGGAAAAATTTCCCCATCTTTATAGCTTTACTACTAACAAACTTTGTACTGCTGCAGAATGCCATTCAGGAACAGGATGGC
This region includes:
- the LOC104244750 gene encoding uncharacterized protein, translated to MEKIRKASHAGSWYTDHPQELAEQLDGWLRAAGLAKSSDVRGVIAPHAGYSYSGCAAAYAFGNIDPTNISRVFLLGPSHHYYTPKCALSRATVYKNPIGDLPIDVEVNDELKATGKFEYMDLRVDEAEHSMEMHLPYLAKVFEGYPVKIVPILVGSLSAESEALYGRLLAKYVDDPKNFFSVSSDFCHWGSRFNYMHYDKSHGAIYKSIEALDKMGMDIIETGDPDAFKQYLSETDNTICGRHPISVFLHMLKNSSTKIKIRFLRYEQSSQCKSMRDSSVSYASAVGKIDA